One window of the Niallia circulans genome contains the following:
- a CDS encoding helix-turn-helix domain-containing protein, whose protein sequence is MSFFKMIILKCLYKMNGERTIYSILHILNGKKSSQTIQDIHIFQLTSLFQSFPLLTREQLDQIIYTLHKEEWLEKTGENHYFVKNDRKLELEVLLKENPFPRYLKGWRYHSVTGPYWQRLSLFVQVTSHLSKKSNHYMPIQRNPATQLWLKDTLYTMSSIDRSKMNHYLYQEIVNCLEESELDPLLLIIRLTGSDRIGLTSEQAAIELELDPYYYQLSFLAILHYMIEKILSDKGEFPLLSQMIKEGKKPFTLTESTAKTFNLIQKGLSIEQIVRVRNLKQSTIEDHIIEILLNVPNFPMANLVSSENITKIKACMEQSPSKSLKVIKQQLADVSYFEIRAVMAGYGDFS, encoded by the coding sequence ATGTCCTTTTTTAAAATGATCATTTTAAAGTGTCTATATAAAATGAATGGAGAAAGAACTATTTACTCTATTCTTCATATATTAAATGGAAAAAAGTCATCCCAAACCATCCAAGATATCCATATTTTTCAGCTGACCTCCCTATTTCAGTCATTCCCTTTATTAACAAGAGAGCAACTGGATCAAATAATCTATACTTTACATAAGGAAGAATGGCTGGAAAAAACAGGAGAAAATCATTATTTTGTTAAAAATGATAGAAAGCTAGAATTAGAAGTATTACTGAAGGAAAATCCATTTCCTAGATATTTGAAAGGCTGGAGATATCATTCAGTAACTGGGCCATATTGGCAAAGACTTTCTTTATTTGTACAAGTTACTTCTCACTTATCGAAAAAAAGTAATCACTATATGCCGATACAAAGAAATCCTGCAACACAACTATGGTTGAAGGATACTTTATATACTATGTCGTCTATAGATAGAAGTAAAATGAATCACTATCTCTACCAAGAAATAGTTAACTGTCTGGAAGAGAGTGAATTAGATCCTTTACTTCTTATTATCCGACTAACCGGAAGTGATAGAATAGGTCTAACTTCAGAGCAAGCAGCAATAGAATTGGAACTAGATCCTTACTATTATCAGTTATCTTTCCTTGCTATTCTTCATTACATGATAGAAAAAATTCTATCTGATAAGGGGGAGTTTCCACTGTTAAGTCAAATGATTAAGGAAGGTAAGAAACCATTTACACTTACGGAGTCAACGGCTAAAACATTTAATTTAATTCAAAAGGGGTTAAGTATCGAGCAAATTGTTCGCGTGAGAAATTTAAAACAAAGTACAATTGAAGATCATATTATTGAAATACTGTTGAATGTGCCTAACTTTCCTATGGCTAATTTAGTGAGCAGTGAGAATATAACAAAAATCAAAGCATGTATGGAACAATCGCCTTCTAAATCTTTAAAGGTAATTAAGCAGCAATTAGCAGATGTTTCCTACTTTGAAATACGTGCAGTGATGGCAGGATACGGTGATTTTTCATGA
- a CDS encoding ferredoxin, with translation MAKYTIVDKDTCIACGACGAAAPDIYDYDDEGIAFVMLDDNQGTVEVPEVLLDDMLDAFEGCPTDSIKVSDESFDGDPLKFE, from the coding sequence ATGGCAAAATATACAATTGTTGATAAAGACACATGTATTGCATGTGGAGCTTGCGGAGCAGCGGCACCTGATATTTATGACTACGATGACGAAGGGATTGCTTTCGTTATGTTAGATGATAATCAAGGAACAGTGGAAGTACCTGAAGTATTATTAGATGATATGTTAGATGCTTTTGAAGGTTGTCCGACAGATTCGATTAAAGTGAGCGACGAATCCTTTGATGGAGATCCTCTTAAATTCGAATAG
- a CDS encoding ECF transporter S component, producing the protein MKKKMNVRKYVLIGMMSSLAYVLMMLKFPIPPFPSYLKVDFSDIPALVAALILGPGAGILVELIKNILDYLITGSDTGIPVGHFANFIAGISFILPTYFMYNAIKSKKGMAIGLALSIIIMTGLLSLFNYFIMLPFYNTLMKIPTDTTLLKQTVLSAIIPFNLLKGVIISIIFALVFSKMGVWINKQIPSRNV; encoded by the coding sequence ATGAAGAAAAAAATGAATGTAAGAAAGTATGTTTTAATTGGGATGATGAGTAGTTTAGCATATGTGCTAATGATGCTCAAATTTCCGATCCCACCTTTTCCAAGTTATTTAAAAGTTGATTTTAGCGATATTCCAGCTTTAGTTGCTGCACTTATTTTAGGTCCAGGGGCTGGAATATTAGTTGAGTTGATTAAAAATATATTAGATTATTTAATAACCGGAAGTGATACTGGAATTCCTGTTGGTCATTTCGCGAATTTTATCGCTGGAATTTCTTTCATCTTACCGACTTATTTTATGTATAATGCAATTAAATCCAAAAAAGGAATGGCTATCGGCTTAGCCCTTAGTATTATCATAATGACAGGATTATTAAGTTTGTTTAATTACTTTATTATGTTGCCATTCTATAATACATTAATGAAAATACCGACTGATACAACTTTATTAAAACAAACGGTTCTTTCAGCGATTATTCCATTCAATTTGTTAAAAGGAGTAATCATTTCTATCATTTTTGCATTAGTATTTTCAAAAATGGGTGTATGGATTAATAAACAAATCCCTTCCAGAAATGTTTAA
- a CDS encoding M23 family metallopeptidase, which produces MGDYIRRILIAAIMLLFISLLFLGGKHSQAQSFSLAERTKTWTWPSEGIITDTFNTRNGAHKGIDIAGNLGEDVYAVDEGIVTRSYYSQSYGNVIFVKHKNDLETVYAHLNKRFAKEKQLVKKGEVIGEMGNTGQSSGVHLHFEIHNKEWTIAKENAINPILVLGEVEVGQTVKIAVEEESEAAITERSENLPHRPHANLVHEEEKKLEKEYIRRSIKEMEINIEEDNSELSTIPYKKASIYLKSSKYLLF; this is translated from the coding sequence ATGGGAGACTATATTAGGAGGATTCTTATAGCTGCTATTATGCTTTTGTTCATCAGTTTATTATTTTTAGGAGGGAAGCATTCTCAAGCACAGTCTTTCTCCTTAGCGGAACGAACAAAAACGTGGACTTGGCCCAGTGAAGGAATTATTACGGATACCTTTAATACTAGAAATGGTGCACATAAAGGAATAGATATTGCAGGAAATTTGGGAGAAGACGTTTATGCAGTTGATGAAGGAATTGTAACCAGATCTTATTATTCCCAATCTTATGGAAATGTTATTTTTGTTAAACATAAAAATGACCTTGAAACGGTCTATGCTCATTTGAATAAACGATTCGCAAAGGAAAAGCAATTGGTAAAAAAAGGAGAAGTAATCGGTGAAATGGGCAATACAGGACAGTCTTCTGGCGTTCATTTGCATTTTGAAATACATAATAAAGAGTGGACTATTGCAAAGGAAAACGCTATTAATCCAATTTTAGTTTTAGGAGAAGTAGAGGTAGGACAGACAGTGAAAATAGCTGTGGAAGAAGAGAGTGAGGCAGCCATAACAGAGCGATCCGAAAACCTTCCCCACAGACCACATGCGAACTTAGTTCACGAGGAAGAAAAGAAGTTAGAAAAAGAATACATAAGGAGAAGTATAAAGGAAATGGAAATTAATATAGAAGAAGATAACTCGGAATTATCGACGATACCCTACAAAAAAGCAAGTATTTATTTGAAAAGTAGTAAGTATCTTTTATTTTAG
- a CDS encoding GerMN domain-containing protein, whose amino-acid sequence MPKQKWNDDKIKLVLKQMPYIKDERSPEFIYHTIQMKRKRERKSRRLMPVLATVCTVMLLFIISQSFFDSNREDSFKGESKMADNSAEMKNKSYDTAETAESENYDMADEQEERRTTSLIPSAIYENEVGKQELLTYPIPDKNVQVIVPVSILVENPNQLSRFDLYVENVKKVIGVNKQLSSNFPISPELFAYDLRDDYIEVNVKQDFANFGSHSEDFFNTMVQQQLQTIGAKKMEFYTDGKLGAVLGNREETSIDYKPLENRAYFLLENDESDDQPLYVPWEKPYDTIENAFDAMEDNMETHGLAASIPDTIDIDKVSKDENKGELVVHLSNESKMEEDQKTLHAIESILLTAKDFKYSTVKFENTNVKEVGGFELTKELDVPVAANKVDIEQ is encoded by the coding sequence ATGCCGAAACAAAAGTGGAATGATGACAAAATTAAACTGGTGCTTAAACAAATGCCGTATATAAAAGATGAAAGAAGTCCAGAATTCATCTATCATACGATTCAAATGAAAAGGAAGAGAGAACGAAAATCGCGCAGATTAATGCCTGTTCTGGCCACTGTATGTACGGTTATGCTCCTGTTCATTATTAGTCAAAGCTTCTTTGATAGTAATAGAGAGGACTCCTTTAAGGGTGAAAGCAAGATGGCTGATAATTCTGCTGAAATGAAAAATAAAAGCTATGATACAGCTGAGACCGCTGAAAGTGAAAATTATGACATGGCAGACGAACAAGAAGAAAGACGAACTACTTCACTCATCCCATCGGCTATTTACGAGAATGAGGTAGGAAAGCAAGAATTATTAACGTATCCAATACCAGATAAAAATGTCCAAGTTATTGTTCCTGTCAGCATTTTAGTAGAAAATCCAAATCAGCTGTCTAGATTTGATTTGTATGTTGAAAACGTGAAGAAAGTAATAGGTGTTAACAAACAGTTAAGCAGCAATTTTCCGATTAGTCCAGAGCTGTTTGCATATGATTTAAGAGATGATTACATCGAAGTAAATGTGAAACAGGATTTTGCAAATTTTGGTTCACATTCTGAAGACTTTTTTAATACAATGGTTCAGCAGCAGTTACAAACCATTGGCGCCAAGAAAATGGAGTTTTATACAGACGGTAAACTAGGAGCAGTACTAGGAAATCGCGAAGAAACAAGTATTGATTATAAACCATTAGAGAATAGAGCATATTTTCTTTTAGAGAATGATGAATCAGATGATCAACCATTATATGTGCCTTGGGAAAAGCCATATGATACGATTGAAAATGCTTTTGATGCCATGGAAGATAATATGGAGACACATGGTTTGGCAGCTTCTATCCCTGATACTATTGATATTGATAAGGTTTCAAAAGACGAGAATAAGGGAGAACTAGTTGTTCATTTATCTAATGAAAGTAAAATGGAAGAAGACCAAAAAACATTACATGCGATTGAGTCCATTTTATTAACAGCGAAAGATTTTAAATATTCTACAGTAAAGTTTGAGAATACCAATGTTAAAGAAGTAGGTGGATTTGAGCTAACGAAAGAATTAGATGTTCCGGTTGCCGCCAATAAAGTTGATATTGAGCAATAA
- the sigX gene encoding RNA polymerase sigma factor SigX, whose product MNSVFDEIYNKYHHDVFQFLFYMVNHKETAEDLMQEVYIRVLKSYHRFEGKSSEKTWLFSIARNVAIDHFRKQKNWKDRIMDKFDWSKQQVKADGFLPEEITLQSEEVKGVYHALQYCTVDQRMVIVFRYIQELSIAETAKALGWTESKVKTTQHRALKALRSILEEYDGEEDSYAETKVE is encoded by the coding sequence ATGAACTCCGTTTTTGATGAAATCTATAATAAGTATCATCATGACGTTTTTCAATTTTTATTTTATATGGTGAACCATAAAGAAACGGCCGAAGATTTAATGCAAGAGGTCTATATTCGTGTACTTAAATCTTATCATCGCTTTGAGGGGAAAAGCTCTGAAAAAACCTGGTTATTTAGTATTGCAAGGAATGTCGCAATAGACCACTTTCGCAAACAAAAAAATTGGAAAGACCGTATCATGGATAAGTTCGACTGGTCGAAACAGCAAGTAAAAGCAGATGGATTTTTACCAGAAGAAATCACCTTGCAATCAGAAGAAGTAAAAGGTGTTTATCATGCCTTGCAATATTGTACAGTAGACCAACGGATGGTTATTGTGTTTCGGTATATTCAAGAATTATCTATTGCTGAAACAGCCAAAGCACTAGGATGGACAGAAAGCAAAGTCAAAACAACCCAGCACCGTGCCCTCAAAGCACTGCGGAGCATTTTAGAAGAGTACGATGGAGAGGAGGATTCTTATGCCGAAACAAAAGTGGAATGA
- a CDS encoding ATP-binding protein, translated as MKFWRSVVFKLWITFLLLVSVVLTILTIMLLEYFEQYYTEQTETELTNTATKISEIMKEHNNQIGLEIVGELLDHSTGAIIVSSPDQVYYYPENGLQELSYSFIQGNEDLNKVMTSNKTAVVRTELTNKDNKPEQVAIVGSPLHVNGEDGAVFIYQSLQSMNESKQSTAKFIVLAAVIAIILTTIFAFFLLTRITAPLRKMREAAFEVAQGNFATKVPIMAQDEIGELSIAFNEMAKRLNFNMNALSQEKEQLDNILSGMADGVLTLNRNGSLLLTNPPAEKFLQHWYYEKGELSDMHAQIPEELRKLFQLAVHTGNEQIDEITLQGRNWVMIVSPLYDKKDIRGAIVVIRDMTEERKLDKLRIDFIANISHELRTPISMLQGYSEAIVDNIAESEEEKREMARIIYDESLRMGRLVNEFLDLARMETGYLELRKEAIDLYPFINRVARKFNAIAKEKEITFTVSISEDMGEYELDPDRIEQVLTNIMDNSMRHTPSGGTVFLRGRSDDYGVYLEVEDTGSGIPEEDLPYVFERFYKADKARTRGNAGTGLGLAIVKNIIDSHGGDISVYSKYGRGTTFFIFLPRNKEEN; from the coding sequence ATGAAGTTTTGGCGGAGCGTAGTATTTAAGCTTTGGATTACTTTTTTATTATTGGTTTCCGTTGTATTAACGATTCTAACAATCATGCTTCTTGAGTATTTTGAGCAGTATTATACAGAGCAGACGGAAACAGAATTAACAAATACTGCGACAAAAATATCGGAAATAATGAAAGAGCATAATAATCAAATAGGATTAGAAATTGTTGGAGAACTCCTTGATCATTCGACAGGGGCCATCATCGTTTCCTCTCCAGATCAAGTTTATTATTACCCAGAGAATGGCTTGCAAGAACTTTCTTATTCTTTCATTCAGGGAAATGAAGACTTAAATAAGGTGATGACAAGCAATAAGACAGCTGTTGTAAGGACAGAATTAACAAATAAAGACAATAAACCTGAACAAGTAGCGATTGTCGGATCCCCTCTCCATGTAAATGGAGAGGATGGAGCTGTTTTTATTTATCAGTCCTTACAATCGATGAATGAATCTAAACAATCCACCGCCAAATTTATTGTGTTAGCAGCTGTTATTGCGATTATTTTAACAACGATTTTTGCTTTTTTCCTTCTAACAAGAATTACTGCTCCGTTAAGAAAGATGAGAGAGGCTGCATTTGAAGTTGCCCAAGGTAATTTTGCAACAAAGGTTCCCATCATGGCACAGGATGAAATTGGCGAACTTTCCATCGCATTTAATGAAATGGCGAAAAGATTAAACTTTAATATGAATGCCTTAAGTCAAGAAAAAGAGCAGTTAGATAATATTCTAAGTGGAATGGCAGATGGAGTGCTAACCCTTAATCGAAATGGTAGTTTATTACTTACGAATCCTCCAGCTGAGAAATTTTTGCAGCATTGGTATTATGAAAAAGGCGAATTAAGTGATATGCATGCGCAAATCCCAGAAGAACTACGTAAGTTGTTCCAGCTTGCTGTTCATACGGGTAATGAACAAATAGATGAAATCACTTTACAAGGAAGAAACTGGGTAATGATTGTCAGCCCTTTATATGATAAGAAGGATATTAGAGGAGCAATTGTCGTCATTCGCGACATGACAGAGGAACGTAAATTAGACAAGCTTCGGATTGATTTTATTGCTAATATTTCTCACGAATTAAGAACGCCAATAAGTATGTTACAAGGATACAGTGAAGCGATTGTGGATAATATTGCTGAGTCAGAAGAAGAAAAGAGAGAGATGGCTCGTATTATTTATGATGAATCATTACGAATGGGTCGTTTAGTCAATGAATTTTTAGATTTAGCCAGAATGGAAACAGGTTATCTTGAATTAAGGAAGGAAGCAATTGATTTATATCCTTTTATTAATCGCGTAGCGAGAAAGTTTAATGCTATCGCTAAAGAAAAAGAAATTACCTTTACTGTCTCTATATCGGAGGATATGGGGGAATACGAACTTGATCCAGATCGTATCGAACAAGTTCTAACCAATATTATGGATAACAGTATGCGTCATACCCCAAGTGGTGGAACAGTCTTTTTAAGAGGCAGATCGGATGATTATGGAGTGTATCTAGAAGTAGAGGATACCGGTTCTGGAATTCCAGAGGAAGATTTACCATATGTCTTTGAGCGCTTTTATAAAGCAGATAAAGCTAGAACGAGAGGTAATGCTGGGACAGGCTTGGGATTAGCTATTGTCAAAAATATTATTGATTCCCATGGCGGAGATATATCTGTTTATAGCAAATATGGGCGAGGAACGACATTTTTTATCTTTTTACCTCGAAATAAAGAAGAAAATTAG
- a CDS encoding response regulator transcription factor produces the protein MEKEIKILVVDDEERIRRLLKMYLEREEFIVEEAEDGMSALSKALNTDYDVILLDLMMPGKDGMEVCKELREKKTTPVIMLTAKGEEVNRVQGFEVGTDDYIVKPFSPREVVLRVKAILRRSTKTTFEQSDSSSKDVIIFPALTIDHDAHRVLASGKEVSLTPKEYELLYFLAKSPDKVFDRELLLKEVWHYEFFGDLRTVDTHVKRLREKLNRVSEEAASMIVTVWGVGYKFEVNNG, from the coding sequence ATGGAGAAAGAAATAAAAATCCTAGTGGTAGATGACGAAGAAAGAATTAGACGTCTTCTAAAGATGTACTTAGAAAGAGAAGAGTTTATTGTAGAAGAAGCGGAAGACGGAATGAGTGCTCTTTCTAAGGCATTAAACACAGATTATGATGTTATCTTACTCGATCTAATGATGCCTGGTAAAGATGGTATGGAGGTATGCAAGGAGCTAAGAGAAAAGAAGACTACTCCAGTAATTATGCTTACAGCCAAGGGAGAAGAAGTAAATAGAGTTCAAGGATTTGAAGTTGGAACAGACGATTATATCGTAAAGCCATTTAGTCCAAGAGAAGTTGTTCTTCGAGTAAAAGCTATATTACGTCGCTCTACTAAAACGACTTTTGAGCAAAGTGATAGTTCTTCAAAAGATGTCATCATCTTTCCAGCATTAACTATTGATCATGATGCACATCGCGTATTGGCTAGTGGAAAAGAAGTAAGTTTAACTCCAAAAGAATATGAACTGCTATATTTCTTAGCTAAGTCACCAGATAAAGTATTCGATAGAGAATTACTCTTAAAAGAAGTATGGCATTACGAATTCTTTGGTGATTTAAGAACAGTCGATACACATGTTAAACGATTAAGAGAAAAGTTAAACCGTGTATCAGAAGAAGCAGCAAGCATGATTGTGACAGTTTGGGGAGTAGGATATAAGTTTGAGGTTAACAATGGATGA
- a CDS encoding spore maturation protein: protein MEIVSLISLWMIPSLIGFILLYGTFKKVPTYESFVEGGKEGIQIAFSIIPYLVGMLVSISIFRASGALEFFMSFLKPVLDFIGVPSEVAPLAIIRPISGNAALGMTSDLIATYGPDSFIGRLASVIQGSTDTTLYVLTVYFGAVGIKKMGDALKVGLLADLIGFIAAIVVVTLMFGK from the coding sequence ATGGAGATAGTATCTTTAATTTCATTGTGGATGATTCCTTCCCTCATCGGGTTTATTTTACTGTATGGAACATTTAAAAAGGTTCCAACATACGAAAGCTTTGTTGAAGGTGGAAAAGAAGGAATACAGATTGCGTTCTCCATCATTCCCTATTTAGTCGGAATGCTTGTTTCTATATCCATTTTTCGAGCATCTGGAGCATTAGAGTTTTTTATGAGTTTTCTTAAGCCTGTATTAGACTTTATCGGTGTTCCCTCCGAAGTAGCACCATTAGCAATTATTAGACCAATATCAGGAAATGCAGCGTTGGGAATGACAAGTGATTTAATCGCAACATATGGTCCAGATTCCTTTATCGGCAGGCTTGCCTCTGTTATACAAGGAAGCACCGATACCACTCTTTATGTATTGACCGTTTACTTTGGGGCAGTAGGGATAAAGAAAATGGGGGATGCCTTGAAAGTTGGATTACTAGCGGATCTCATTGGATTTATCGCTGCTATTGTAGTTGTAACTTTAATGTTTGGTAAATAA
- a CDS encoding nucleoside recognition domain-containing protein: MVNYIWAALAIIGIVFAAVNGTMDEVNKAIFSGAKEAVTICIGLISVLVFWLGMMKIAEQAGLLQKLTNLFRPIVAKLFPEVPKNHPAMGYILSNMIANIFGLGNAATPLGIKAMEELKRLNGGKNSASNSMITFLALNTSCITLIPTTVIAIRMNYHSASPTDIVGPTIIATIFSCIGGILIDRYFYHKRMRKG; the protein is encoded by the coding sequence ATGGTTAATTATATTTGGGCAGCACTAGCTATTATAGGAATTGTTTTTGCAGCAGTTAATGGAACGATGGATGAAGTAAATAAAGCGATTTTTTCTGGAGCAAAAGAAGCGGTAACAATATGTATTGGTCTTATAAGTGTTTTAGTTTTCTGGCTGGGGATGATGAAAATAGCAGAACAGGCTGGGTTACTTCAAAAACTTACAAATCTATTTAGACCAATAGTAGCAAAGCTTTTTCCTGAGGTTCCAAAAAACCACCCAGCGATGGGGTATATATTATCGAATATGATTGCTAATATATTTGGGCTAGGTAATGCTGCAACACCGCTAGGAATTAAAGCAATGGAAGAATTGAAAAGATTGAATGGGGGCAAGAATTCAGCAAGTAACAGTATGATTACTTTTCTTGCCTTAAATACATCATGTATTACTTTAATTCCGACAACGGTTATTGCAATCAGAATGAATTACCATTCTGCTTCTCCAACCGATATAGTAGGACCAACCATTATCGCAACCATTTTCTCCTGTATAGGTGGGATTTTGATTGATCGCTATTTTTACCATAAGAGAATGAGAAAAGGGTGA
- a CDS encoding D-alanyl-D-alanine carboxypeptidase family protein yields the protein MKLRKLIILTIITSILFLAIPQKSSAQMYVSAQSAILMEQDSGRVIFEKDAHTKRRIASITKIMTALLAVESGKLEETVTVSSNAIRTEGSSIYLQEGEKIKLEDLVYGLMLRSGNDAAVAIAETVGGSLDGFVYLMNQKAEEIGMKNTHFANPHGLDDHEDHYSTAYDMALLTRYAMNNDTYKKIAGTKSYRSESTNNEWDRVWRNKNKLLTSLYEHSTGGKTGYTKRAKRTLVSTAEKDGVEYIAVTLNDPDDWDDHINMFETAFKTYKKVQVIEEGKIKTVKDKFYKNKVYIKSDIEYPVTEKEEDLFKVEYSLTKVKKNWKKNQEEVPEIVGEAKIYLDSKLVDSVPIHFKHIKAKESKGFLDYFKNMFTAMTGVGQDG from the coding sequence ATGAAATTACGTAAACTTATTATTCTTACAATCATTACCTCCATTCTGTTTCTCGCCATTCCCCAAAAAAGCAGTGCACAAATGTATGTAAGTGCACAAAGTGCGATATTAATGGAACAAGACTCTGGACGAGTTATTTTTGAAAAGGACGCACATACAAAAAGAAGGATTGCTAGTATTACAAAAATAATGACCGCGCTGCTCGCGGTGGAGTCTGGAAAATTAGAGGAGACAGTGACTGTTAGTAGTAATGCAATTAGAACGGAAGGATCATCTATTTACTTACAGGAAGGGGAAAAAATTAAGCTCGAAGATCTTGTATATGGATTGATGCTTCGCTCAGGAAACGATGCCGCAGTTGCTATTGCTGAAACTGTTGGTGGAAGTCTAGATGGCTTCGTCTATTTAATGAATCAAAAAGCAGAAGAAATCGGCATGAAGAACACTCATTTTGCTAATCCTCATGGACTTGATGATCATGAAGACCATTATTCTACAGCTTACGATATGGCACTGCTTACCCGTTATGCAATGAATAATGATACATATAAAAAAATTGCTGGGACAAAAAGCTATCGTTCGGAAAGTACAAATAATGAGTGGGATCGGGTCTGGAGGAACAAAAACAAACTTTTAACAAGTCTATATGAACATTCAACAGGAGGAAAAACAGGGTATACAAAGAGAGCAAAAAGAACATTGGTCAGTACAGCGGAAAAGGATGGAGTAGAGTATATAGCAGTAACGTTAAATGATCCGGATGACTGGGATGATCATATTAATATGTTTGAAACCGCGTTTAAAACATATAAAAAAGTGCAGGTCATTGAGGAAGGGAAAATAAAAACAGTTAAAGATAAATTTTATAAAAATAAAGTTTATATAAAGTCTGATATAGAATACCCAGTGACAGAGAAAGAAGAAGATTTATTTAAGGTTGAGTATAGCTTAACAAAGGTCAAGAAAAATTGGAAAAAAAATCAGGAAGAAGTACCTGAAATAGTAGGAGAAGCAAAAATATATTTAGATAGTAAGCTTGTAGATAGCGTTCCTATTCATTTTAAACATATTAAGGCAAAAGAATCAAAAGGCTTTCTAGATTATTTTAAGAATATGTTTACAGCAATGACTGGGGTTGGCCAGGATGGTTAA